In the genome of Halictus rubicundus isolate RS-2024b unplaced genomic scaffold, iyHalRubi1_principal scaffold0084, whole genome shotgun sequence, one region contains:
- the LOC143363652 gene encoding uncharacterized protein LOC143363652: protein MPTDSSFICSDHFPENSITECYSRKRLEPGSIPTILPKKSRCEPQANILRESNDRDNNDVLATFATTEEVPEPIMVVECNHSPTTSNQTLGKDFSSPCTSKTANVREKCQICNTT, encoded by the exons ATGCCTACAGACAGTAGTTTCATCTGTTCTGATCATTTTCCTGAAAACAGCATCACGGAATGCTATAGCAGGAAACGCTTAGAGCCTGGAAGTATACCCACGATTTTACCGAAAAAGTCAAGATGTGAACCACAGGCGAATATCTTAAGGGAAAGTAATGATAGAG ATAATAATGATGTTCtggcaacttttgcaacaaCAGAAGAAGTCCCAGAACCGATTATGGTTGTAGAATGCAATCATTCTCCTACAACCAGCAACCAGACAC TTGGTAAAGATTTCTCTTCACCATGCACATCAAAGACTGCAAATGTAAGGGAGAAGTGTCAAATTTGCAACACTACGTGA